The genomic window ATGCTGTTCTTCCTAATCCCATCTGCTATCGTACAAAAGGCAGAGGCGACGTCTGCATGGTTTGGCTGAGGAATATGGCACTGCCTTTGAATGGCTGATAGTTGACAGCTAGTGgcatgtttagaaaaaaaaaaaagagcagttctAGGTGATGGTGGTGATTTATCGATGGGAAGAGCCAGACTTTTGTTCAGAAAAGCAACATAATAGTCTAATAATAGTGTCTTAAGTGGTTTTTAAGGCCGCTATGAAAATTTTCACTTTTTactatcacaaaaaaaaaaaaaaaaagatggtccATGACGcacacagtcaaccacacacacaagttcactcactcacacacacacacaaactttgaaAAGGACATtcagggatatatatatatatatgtttatgtatatatatatatatatgtataaatacatatatacagagagtTTATACAGAGACACCCCCTCCAGAGGATTTCATGTGCTAATTGCGTGGAGGTCTGGAGTACGTCTGTCTGACAAGTCAAAGCTAAAGACAGAAGCAGagtttgcagtgtttttttggggggtttttttgtcagagggggagggggtggggtgtgctcctctctcctgaggcgcggtgtgtgtgtgtgtttttgagagcGGGGTCATTCGCAGCAGGCCAGGCGGATGGGGTGGCCCGACAGGGGGAGGTTGGAGCGTTCGGCCACTGCCCGTCTCGCCACGTCCTCACTGGGGAATGTCACCAGAGCCTCTCCGCTCCTCCTCCCGCTCAGATTATACAGGACGAGGACCGAGTCTGCCtggagctgcacacacacacgcacgcacacgcacacacacacacacacgcacacgcacgcacacgcacgcacacgcacgtgtgtacacacagacagatacagacagacacgcaaGGGTGAGACCACAGTCACTATGACAACAGTCTCTACGGTTACAGCAGAGAAAAGCAGGCTGCTAGCATTACTATTAATTAGAAGTCCTCTTCAAAGACTCTGTAGTACGTTAGCGGTGAGGGAGGCAGGAAATTGTTaattaacagacagacagacagagggtaTGCATAggcttaaaaaaacacaacactacagaaccAAGCTCAATTAAGCCTGAAATCCCAGCCTTAATCATTTCTgttgggtgagtgagtgagatgaggCAGGTTAGTTGTGATTGTGGGACATGGTAGGAGAAGCCAGGCCGGGCTGTCCCTGCTGTAAGCAGACACAGTGTGAGGAGCAGAGTCATGCTACATGATGACGACAGagttcagaaaacacagaactCCATCGGAGCACAGCCATCTGACACCAGAGCTGAGTTCACGCCCAGCAACACACCACAACCCGGACACGAACAAACTAAACCTCCAGCATGCTGGTCAGACCTCAGCTCcaattatgagagagagagacacagacagacagacagagtgagagagagagatagagagacagagagagagagagagagagagagagagagagagagagagagagagagagagagagagagagagagagagagagagagagaatatgactGATTTTGGGTTGAGAATGCACCccaggcagggagagagggagtaaagGAGACCATGCAGGgaacgggaggggggggggaatgggGGTCTTACCTGGCAGAGCTCCCCTACAGGCATAGCCACTCTTTGGGCTGGATCAGACTCCGGGCCTGATCAGACATCTGAACCACGCTGCTGTAGTCATCAGGCGCGTACTACGTCATAAGTGATTTTAACAGTCAGTGCTGACGTCTCACACAACACCCCACACAAGTTACACTCAGATGTttttgggtttggttttttttttggtccctcTCTGTTTATAATATGGTCATAACACGTGAGCAGCTGTCAAAAAgtatgatggatggatggatgttaATTTCCCCACAGGTCTGGAAAGTTTGAGTTGTGTGTGCGGCTCGACAGGAGTCGACTTCGGTCCAAAGTCTAACGGACGAGCATTTCCATGACTGGCCATCTTTTCATATTCCTTCACGCTCTCCTTTCCCtaactgttttttcctctcGCTCTCGTGTTCTGTCAAAGACTCACACAGAGCCAAGTCAAAGGAAACTCTGCTCTGCTGGACCGTACATTTCCACAGCTCAGTGCTAAAAAGCACTTTAACCCGTCAGTCCTGTAGCTAAGGACTACATTAAttcaataaatgaatacataagtACAAACAAAAGCTGAATATTCCAATGTCAGAACCACATTTGGCAACGTAGCGGTGGAACTTTCCAGACCTGTGCGAAATAATGGCTTTCCCACAATTCATCTAATGAGGAGACATGCACATAAGGCATAGATTCCTGGAGGTTACAGAGCAGACATACAGTTTGATAACTGCCCAGTGTTTTAACCTTGTTAACAGAGTCTAtgtctaaagaaaaaaaaacaaaaaaacaaaaaaaacaaacacacacacttccaaaaACCAACACACCAAAATCCCTGCACTGAAAAGGCAAACAGTGCCTGTTACgcactaaacacaacacactcttgGCCCCAGACACAagatatacgtgtgtgtgtatatggaagaattttaaaagagaggggaaagataaatgaataagtCCATTAGCCAATAGAAACTCTTCCCACTCAGAAGCCCACAGGACACAGTGTGACTGAGAGgagtgaagacagacagacttgaGGGTGAAAACCAGGCACAATTCAATGAGAGCACTCCCAAACCAAAagggtgaacacacacaaacacagctttacTGCGATGATGCCGTCTAGAGCCGCGTGTTCTCAGACGCGGTCATATTTAAACTGTACAAACTGCTGGAAACGCTTTCCTCCAGGTTTTCTATTAGATGTCATATTCCAGGCTTTGCGGCTGTCGTTTAGTATAAATTGCCGTTTTCCAGAGAGATAAAAATAGCACAACGCACAAACAAGCTCGTCTATTCTAAGcaagaataaacacacacacacaaagacccacAACCAGATCAACTTGTTCAtcctttcatccatccatcccctaaggccctctctccctcctctttcagTGCTGGTAAAATTCGTACCGTTCTCTGAAGACTCCGCCTACCCAGGTGTCAGCCAATAGGATAAATGAGGGGAAGAATGGGTGGGGTAGAGAGGTATAAAGCAGTTCAAAAATATTAGCCTGGCTGAATCATAACTAGGCTCTAAGAATACAATCAAGTTGTTTGTTACCTGGATATTTTAAAAttccttgtcatttttttttttgttgaatatACTTAATAGTTCCTGAATATGTAACTATGAATATAGTTCCTTTGCCACTCAAATAATTAATGAGTCGTTTGTTTTGAAACTCAAATTTCTTGTTTCAAAATGTGTTACAAATGATCTACGCTGAGgcaaagaaaagtaaaaacagtAGTCTGGGATGTTCAAATCTCACTAACTGCACTGCTGCTGAATAAGGGCAGTCAGGTGAGCACGTGAGCGTTATCTTAACGGAGACACCGGACACAGCCGGGCAGAGGTCGCGTGAAAATCAGCCTCTCACCTGATAGCCCTGGAAGAAGCTGAGAATGTCCTTGACGCCGGCGTTGTAGGGCAGGCCCTGCATGCGCACCAGTGCCCCGGGCTGGGGCATTATGGGAGGGGGAGCCTGGGCTGCCACGGCCGCCGCCACCGGACCGGGAGGGGCCGCAAAGTAGCTGACCGTGGACGGTGACACCGGGGGGCTGAGTCAATAAAGGCCAAATGAATGAGTTAATGAATGTTTTTACTGAAAGTGAGTTGGAGCTGCAGACTATGCCATTTATTCTTAAACAGATTACATTTACTCTCCGCTCctttaaaaatgtcagaaatacaGAACTAAAGATGgagcagagagaacagataAGGCTGGTGTCTTGGTCCAAGCTAtcaggcgcgcgcacacacagacacacacagagagagagagagacacacacacagtgactgccTGACCTGGGGTAGTATGCTGTATagttcatattcatattcatgtaGAGCTGTGCAGCGTGTGGCTGAGGAGAGTAGTAAGCCAGAGCAGGGGCAGCGCTGTGAGCAGGAGGCTGGGGAGTTCTGGGGGTGGCCAGCAGGGGGGGCTGGTAGAGTGCTGCTTCTGTAGAGATCATAGCAGGAGCTGGAAACGCAGCGTACGCTGTAGGAGAGAGACCTGagaatatgtacacacacacacacacacacagatttgataACGTGAGATACATCACTAAGAGAACCTCaaagtccctcacacacacacacatctgctgcAAAAGTCAACAATGTTTTGTACACAAACCTAGAGAAGAAAACATCTCCTAACAGTTAGAGGTGCACAGGTGGCTTgcacagagaactgtgtgtagTTGTTTTACTGGATTTCGAGAATGTTAAGTGTTATACAAGGTTGTCCCTTCCACCACAGTCTCTCAATACTGATGACCTTCAGTTGAGCTCAGCCCATagcaaacactctctcacacacacacacacacacacacacacacagctattttACATACACCCTGGTAACTACGTCATAAAGGCAGCCCACTAATAAGTGTACGTAgcacacaaataacaaacaaaaccataaatgTAGTCCGCTTtctgagtctgtctgtccttttctctcactcacacacaaacacacacacacacgtcttcaCAAGTATTTATATACAAACAGCTACCCAAAACAAGCAGGagggagtctctctctctctctctctctctctctctctctctctcacacacatacacaaacacacacatttacacacaaacaggtagGCGGGGTATTACAAAGGTCTGGAGCCTGCCTAAGGACtgccccaaacacacacacacgcacactcggGTCACCTTGGTGACTGAGTAACTGGTACAGTGAAACACCAACAAACTCCAGTAATTCCACTAGAACATAACGGACTGAAATCAGTCCAAGGTCACACAGGTAGTTTCCCCTCTCAGAGCCAATGGCATTACGTCACcatgctgttttctgtctgacttCCAAACCGGGCGTCTACCATCAGAACTGTGCACCGCTAACAGAATCTCAACCTCAAAAGCTTATGCTGATAACAACAGCTAACACACTGGTGTAGCctgcagtaaaaaaacaaacaaacaaacaaacaaaaaaaaaaacaagggtaATGGCGAATGTACCAACAAGTCGCCCCAACCACTTAGGACTAAAGACCAGAGTCAAACTAATAACTTTTAATGATAAACTgataactattttttttaacagaattcaCATTATTTCATTGCATATCAGTTCTTAACTCCTAAACACAGGTGTAGTGcaggaggtgaaggaggtgaGACGCACAGGGCAGTTTGCAGGGGGGAGGAGAAAGGCCGCTGCGGTTCAAGGTTCCTCCCATCAGAACGAAGCTCATCTCCTCAGTGGAACACTGGAACACCTCCACATAACGGTCCTTCATCATCTTCTTGTGGCACTTCTGGGCCACCATAAAGGCTCGGTCGGCCGACTTCATCTGGATGAACGCGTCGCCTGAGGGACGAccctggggggagggggagggggaggggagagaggtcaaaggtcagcacGTCTGGACACTGTGGTcgtttcaacttttttttttccactcttaaACAGAacctttatttctgtctgttaaAGCTGGTTATTATCACTGATCCATGATGCAGTTTTCCTAAAATCCAATCAATCTTAAGCAAGAACAAGCAAGAGGCAGAGCTGGTGTCTCtggtgtgtggagtgtgtttagacacaggaagaaagacagaggtgcACTCCAAACAGATTTACCCTCAGTGAGTTTTACCCCATATTTTGTCATGATGTATCTCAAGTACAACACATCCCTGTtgattttttcttatttgttatACAGCTATGAAATTAAATTAGATTGTACGAGAGGAGTCAAATAtctaattgtatttttttttttttttcatacagttCAAAAGTTTATAGTTAGTATTCCTCTGATATGACAACCAATTCAGCTCAGGTTCTGTCACATTTCCTGCCAGGTGACAGTGAAACTGAGTTCACCTGCTGCCAGTGTCACTGATTAACACATCTGATGTCCAACAGTGGACGGTGCATGTCAGAACCGAAACTCGACCATGAGCACTCAAACCGCAGGCGCCGTGAAGTCCACCATTCAGAactggaccacacacacacactgaaccacacacacactcttctcagAACACACTGCCTGTCCTCACTGACTGAACACCCGAACAAGAAAAGGGAGGGGACTGAAAACCCGACCCCCTAAATCATCCCCAAGTCCAGTTCCATAGCCCAGACAGAACCCCCTAAATCACTCTGATTGAAGTCCAGTTCCATAGGCCAGACAGAACCCCCTAAATCACTCTGACTGAAGTCCAGTTCTATAGCCCAGACAGAACCCCCTAAATCACCCCGACTGAAGTCCAGTTCTATacccaaaacagaacaacatttCTGTAAATCGCCCCGACTGAAGTCAGGTCCTATAGCTCAGACACAACATCGTTTCTGTAAATCGCCCCGACTGAAGTCCAGTTCTATAGCTCAGACAGAACATGGTTTCTGTAGGTCTTCAAAAGGGAAATTTTAATGGTGATTCATAGAGAAGCCACTCTGGAGAGAACAACACTAACACTCCAGTAAACCTGGAGCACCGGTcagactcaaacaaacaaatcatgtGGAGAAATGTTCTGTGGTCTGGTGGGATAAAGACTGAACCGACTCGCTTGAACGTAAAACAGTATCATGCACCACTGTCATGAAACATCTGATGAACACGGTCATAAAGCGTGTGGCTgctacacacgcgcacgcacacgcacacacacacacacacacaggacgaCTCGGCCAACGCTGACAGGGACGCCGCAAATTCCGAAAAGTGCAGCGCTCTGAGAAATGTCAAAGTGGCAAGACAAAACCCTGACTGGCAAGACAGTGACTCAGAACTGCGTTCCAACTTCAGTCACGGCTCCGCCGCTTCACCCTGTCACATGTCCACCACTTTCCTCTTCTGCAGAAGTGAGGAAGTGGTCACATGTGCATCAGTCCAAGGTCAAACCACTGACCTTGGGCGAATAACATAACTGTAAGGTCACACCACTACTGTCTGGGTGGGTTTAGCTTTGGGCACCCGGCAGTTGCCTAATTCTGGATAGCTAAACATGCTGATGGAGAACTGGAGTGATTGTGGCCCTCTGACCTGCTGGTTCAGCACCATGTGCACGCCGTGTGGTTTGATATCTATTGTGTGTTCTCCCATGAACTCCAGAATGTCCTCGATGGCAGCGGTGAAGGGCAGGCCCCTGAGTCTGACGCAGTCCCGGGTGCTGCCCGTGGCCAAGAAGGGCGGGGTGGCCAGAACCGGCACAGGGACCATGGGTGGAGGAGGAAGGGTGGAGATCAGAGGAGTGGACATGTAGCGATTCagcacctgacacacacacacacacacacacacacacacacacacacacacacgcaaacacaaacacaaaaaggttAGGGACAGAAAGGTTAATAGAAGGGGTTTTGTTAAAGGCAGCGAACAAAAATTAGTTCTTACACATCTAAACCTTGTATACTTATTAAGACAAGTTCAAGAGAAAGGACCGTGTCAGAGATCCTGTTCCTGTACCTGCTGGACCTCGGCAGCGGTGCTGCGGAACAGCTCGATGTATCTCTTGCCCAGGATCTGCTTGTGTTTCTTCAGGGCGTTCTGAGCGTACTCCTCGCAGGCGAAGAGCACGAACGCGTCTCCCGTGGGCCGTCCGTCGGGATACTTCACGAAGAGCAGACCCTCCGTCCCGTCCGTCACCGGGCTCTCGGGTCCCAGGAATCCCAGCACGTCCTGGGGAGTGGCCGTGAAGGGAAGCCCCCGCATTCGGATGATAACCTGGTTCTCCTTGGAAAGGAACTGAGCCACCTCATTAGaggtgcctgagagagagagagagagagagagagagagagagagagagagagagagagagagagaggttttaattaaatgttaatattttttttaatacattataCTTGTTCTATAAAGCCGACCTTAGCTTTAATAAAGCACCTGTAGTCAGTGATTCATTTCTCTGACtgatctgatgtgtgtgttaaaaacagGAGAATCTTAAAGTTCAGAAATGGAATTAAAACCCAGAAGGAGCGTGGAGTGAGATCCGAGATCTCGCCGTCTTGTCTCtaacagctgagagagagacgggaggaTCGATTCCACGGCGTCTGCCCAGAGTGCGGGGAAAGCACGCTGGCGTATCAGCCCTGTCTCTGCTTTCAGCTCTTCCCCAGGCCCAGCCCCCTGTCTCTTTACACCCTCTTTGTGTGAGGCCGGCGGGGGCCTTTTCACTGGCTGCTTGCCCCTTCTCCCCCCGGGGGTAatacttctctctctatctcagccCAGTGGGCCTATGTGAGTGGAGTGGTGGCGTAGACAGATGAGAAGCTATTGGCTAAGAGCATAactcccccccccatccccatcaTCTCCTTGTGAGTCAGCAGAGGGAAGGTAAACACAAAGAGTCTTTCATTtcccacaggagagagagggagacaggggggtaggagagggagaaagatagGTGCTATACCTGGGCAGTATCAGAGCAGGAAGTGGCATGCAACACGAGGAAGCGCTGTCTCTACAAAgagctggctgtgtgtgtgtgtgtgtgtgtgtgtgtgtgtgtgtttgtgaggggggggggttaagtgAGTAAAGGTTAGTGGCTAGATACATTAGGCTGTAATTGAAGAATTCCAAAGTGCATTTGCGGCAGCTCTGTGAAGCCGTCTCACCTCCTGCGATCTTGAGAAACTCCTCCCCGGTGGCTTTGTAAACCTGGGGTGGGAAATGACAAGCTGAAACTCCACACACTGAAAGACAGCTCCGCATTCCACTACCACCATACGCCGCGCACTCAGTCACAGTATGCAAATGCATAGCCAAGACAAGCCATTTGAATATCTGAAACTGAACGCACATTCTCCAACATGTCTCCATGCATTCATTCAAATTTTACTTTATTGATAGGTCTGTCTTAGTTAGAGATGCAAAattttcctctctgcttctcagAACGTATCTGAAAACTAGgattaatatttaaaagaaaaaaaaaacagaacaaaattaaaaactaGAAGCTACAGCTACAGAAACGACATATtcttaacttaaaaaaaacaaaaaaactgatcaAAAGTTTgcacttgtaaaaaaaaaaaaaacttagtaAATGCAcctgtgtgcttctgtgttaAGTGAAAGTAGTTACCTCAATGTATCTGCTTcccatgtggtgtttgtgtctctccaaagccatgtctctgtgttcagagtTTATAAAACGCACCAAAGCTTCTCCATTCCTCCTGCCCTGGGCATTCAGACAGAGAGCCACGccacctctgacacacacaaaaaaaaaaaaaccccaaaaggtgactctctctgttgtttttttccctctcaaacaCTTGTTTGTGTGATGGTGCGAGTCGTTTTGGCGTGTGTGACACATGCCGTCTCATCCTCTCTTACTTGGCAATGTTGAGGCCCTTAAAGAACCGGGCAATGTCCTGGTCAGAGgattgccatggcaaccctcGGGCCCTGATCACCGTCTCACTGTCCACAGGTTCAGTCTTACTGCTGTGAGGAGACGGAGACAAAGACacccagtgagcacacacacacacacacagatataggtattacacacacacatactgtatatacacttggacacacacaattttataTTGTTAGTCTACTACATAAAATATAAAGTATACCACATTTTATataatagacagatagatatacacacacacacacacacacacacacacatatcaccaTATGCCATATACACCAGCATGACTGAACATACCaccaaaagtgtgtgtgttttgtttctttttttccttttctttttacataCCATGCTCCTGATTCAAACTTGTAATTTACAGTCTCAAAATTGGAGAATTTGtgatctgtgagaaaaaaaaaaacatacatgagGTCATTTGTTGATAAAACAGAGGCTACTGTTTTTAAGAGGGTATACTGTTAATTAAGCATGTTAAAGGCAAACAGATCAACACGGAAATGAGAATTAAGCAGGCAAGTCCTAACTCACACCTTATTTAGACATGTAACAgccacattttattttcaattttactTAACAGTCTTAGTTTCACATTGTCCTCCGCAAACTCTCTCAGTGCTAAACTGTGAATCTCTTAAGTTAATGAGATGCGTGACTGCTCAgtgctgattggtcagtcagTGTGAACAGCGTAACGGAAGGCTTGTACGCACTGTATGGCTCAGCCAGGATGTGGAGAATTAACTGGACCATGCTCTTCACCTCCCTGACTCCTGCCGTCAACTCCACCACAGGAGGTAAACATACATCTGAGCTCACAGTTAAGGGAGCATAGCCACTGCTCCTCACACAGAGGagtcaaacaaacaggacacagaTACAAGCACAAGTACATCTACCTTAATATATTACCCACAAGAAACAGGATGAGGTTTATTAACATGATACCGACAATGAGGTTTATGTTTAATGAGTTcattttttggtgtgtgtaCCTGATTTGTTCCATTTAGttgacacactgcagtctgtaGCGTTAGCTTCCATCAGCCTCAGTCATTAGTTAACTAGCCCACAATAAGGTGCCTTTAGTGGGACGTTTCTGAGGGAGGCACACCACTCTCTGTATGCTGTGGGACTCTGTTGAGTCTGAAGAGCTCagcatgtttgtcttttctgcCATACTCATATTGCATTTGGCTCCATCTACACCTCTCTGTTATCAAACCAATGATTTctcaaacccacacagacacacacacacacacacacatacacacacaacccgaGGCCTTGCATACCTGCCCGCAGGActaaacagcagtgtctgtgcacgtgacacactcactgtcagagctgtgtgtttggacaggaCAGGTGGAGGTGGAAATACAGCAGAACCTATAGGGCAGTTTTAACTAGAGTATTTATGAAACATCACGCATaagtgttttttgggttttttttaaagcagtacTGCACGTTGAGTGTGTATGaaggtgggtgggtgtgtgtcagtgtgtgattgCACTCAGGTAAAGGATACATTCTAGCATGGAGGACAGGGTGAGACCTTTCACAGGACCGGCGTTGGGACAGCATTTGTGAAATTCTTTCTTCAAATCCACAAACGAATAGAAACATTCAGCTAGAACCAGATTctacaacagaaacacaaaacagacttATGAACAACAAACGCCCTCCTTAACAGACTCACTTTCggcacacacaaagagaaagaacgaaaaagaacgagcgagagagagaattaaaatagagagagaggctggccTGGTTATGGCTTAATGTTCTCTAAATAACTGGCATTCCACTGCAGATTATGACATGTTACCACCGTGCAGATGATTACCCAAAGAAAAGACTGGCGGCCAAATTCGAAAGGTTACAACTGGAGACAAGCCGGTACTTGGCCTCGGCCATCTCGCCACAATTAAAACCAATGCCATGACTGAACTCCCTCCACACATACAAATCGACTCAAATGTCACGTCTGGGCTCTTTCAACTCTTCACAGTTACGAACCTGTCTCCAGGGGAGAGGTGTGTTGTCAGTGAGGTGCAGGTTTACCTTTTTGGAGGCTTCGGGGTGAAGTGCCTGCCGGATAATCAGCGGTCCGTCGACACACAGCGTGTAAGAGCTTCTGCCCAGAGTCTTCACCTCAGCAGAAACACACTGATGGAACTACAGCCGGAGAGcagggaaaaagaggaaagcgtttgggggaggggggggatgtAGAGAAGACTAGATAAATTCATACTGTGATTCACTGCCACAGGTAACAACAGGACCAAAATGCTATACACTATTAaagctttaaagaaaaaaaaaagagagagagcaaaaaggaaCAGTGACGTTTTTGGTTAGGTTAGAGGTTCATCTGAAGATTATACTGAACAAACATCAGGCGCCAGCCTTAAACTTGCCACAGACCACAGAACTGACACCTCTCCCACAACAAAAGAATATTCTCAGCCCATCTGTTCGGTTTCAGAGAGTTTTATTCGGCgcgaaaaaaaaccaacagccTGGATTTAAAACTAGCTCGGGTCAGTCAGCGGTGAGTTTTCTTTAGCACGATGCTAAATCGAACCGGTCTTGCTGTTGGTAGGAAACGGCGGAAATGAGAAACGATCCTCCAGCGATGACAGAGTTGCTATGGAGGAGGATCAGGCCGTGTCATGAGACGTGTACAAACTGTTCTCTGCTCAGAGCCGTGTGATTACCCCGATTATGCGCTGGCCAAactggttttctgtttgtaatgATGAGCAAACACAGATAGAGAGGGCCGTTGGCAATCAGTTTGCACcttcagtgaaagagaaacgCTGCACGACATCGAGAAAACAGAATATACCTGCGAGTATCCTGGCAGTAAATACCATTCCTTCCAGTTCCACCCTCATACACATGTATGATATGAAAACACTACCTTTAATGATACCCATCTGGGTTGTTTAGTAAATCTCATTCACATCTAAACTGTCAATAAAAACCTGATTCTACCATCAACAAAAGCCGCAGACCAACGCGGACGCGCTGCATCCAAATGCGCTCTGACATCACCGTCATCAATCCCAGAGAGTCTATTCAGCTGTCAGTGCACTGAATCAGCAGGGGATTATGGGAGCAGTCTTTCGACATGGCACCTTGCCATATACTACAATCACAGAAAAGTCAAGACTGCTGTGTGCAAGTTGTAGCAAGCGCCATATGTGTAtgcaaagctctctctctcttgcttcctctgtctgtctgtccgtctctctctatTAAATGTacgcccccaccccctccctccccaggGAGAAAGAGATTCCATatatgagagaaagggaaatcACCAGCTGTCAACTGAAACCATGATACCGGCAAAGACAACTTAACAGTTAGACAAACCACTGGAGCAGAGCCAGACCCCAGTTACACACAGCTGCCTGTACTTACAGTCTGATTCACACAAATGGTTCATCTAAACAACTAGGAAATCTCTAACACCCCATGTTGACTAAATGGCTCCTACTAAAGATATGACTTCGCAACTTTCTCCTTCCTCTATAAAGGAGGCGAACCCTCTATGCATGGTCATGTCACCACAGACATGGTATTTTATTTCACTCCATGATATTTATTCATAACATCAATGCACAACTCTTTGGTTACTGGTTGACGGCACGTTTTGACACAAAGCACGCTGGAAGGCCTCTCCGTTTCTGACCTGCTCTGTATTTCATAAGGAGAATGAAATCTGGGTCAAACTGTGACTATGACGGGAGACAGACAATCACTGAACGAGGCATTGAGAGAGTCTGTC from Chanos chanos chromosome 2, fChaCha1.1, whole genome shotgun sequence includes these protein-coding regions:
- the esrp2 gene encoding epithelial splicing regulatory protein 2 isoform X1; amino-acid sequence: MASHSDTLVVFFGATAGANGGKLGSDEREIILLVWQIVDLHEKKVGKLQRRLIKPDTLELTDQCKEDTGLTTEDLCKAEPLDNVLQQFHQCVSAEVKTLGRSSYTLCVDGPLIIRQALHPEASKKNLVLAECFYSFVDLKKEFHKCCPNAGPVKGLTLSSMLEYVCLPPVVELTAGVREVKSMVQLILHILAEPYNHKFSNFETVNYKFESGACSKTEPVDSETVIRARGLPWQSSDQDIARFFKGLNIAKGGVALCLNAQGRRNGEALVRFINSEHRDMALERHKHHMGSRYIEVYKATGEEFLKIAGGTSNEVAQFLSKENQVIIRMRGLPFTATPQDVLGFLGPESPVTDGTEGLLFVKYPDGRPTGDAFVLFACEEYAQNALKKHKQILGKRYIELFRSTAAEVQQVLNRYMSTPLISTLPPPPMVPVPVLATPPFLATGSTRDCVRLRGLPFTAAIEDILEFMGEHTIDIKPHGVHMVLNQQGRPSGDAFIQMKSADRAFMVAQKCHKKMMKDRYVEVFQCSTEEMSFVLMGGTLNRSGLSPPPCKLPCLSPTAYAAFPAPAMISTEAALYQPPLLATPRTPQPPAHSAAPALAYYSPQPHAAQLYMNMNMNYTAYYPSPPVSPSTVSYFAAPPGPVAAAVAAQAPPPIMPQPGALVRMQGLPYNAGVKDILSFFQGYQLQADSVLVLYNLSGRRSGEALVTFPSEDVARRAVAERSNLPLSGHPIRLACCE
- the esrp2 gene encoding epithelial splicing regulatory protein 2 isoform X2 codes for the protein MASHSDTLVVFFGATAGANGGKLGSDEREIILLVWQIVDLHEKKVGKLQRRLIKPDTLELTDQCKEDTGLTTEDLCKAEPLDNVLQQFHQCVSAEVKTLGRSSYTLCVDGPLIIRQALHPEASKKNLVLAECFYSFVDLKKEFHKCCPNAGPVKGLTLSSMLEYVCLPPVVELTAGVREVKSMVQLILHILAEPYNHKFSNFETVNYKFESGACSKTEPVDSETVIRARGLPWQSSDQDIARFFKGLNIAKGGVALCLNAQGRRNGEALVRFINSEHRDMALERHKHHMGSRYIEVYKATGEEFLKIAGGTSNEVAQFLSKENQVIIRMRGLPFTATPQDVLGFLGPESPVTDGTEGLLFVKYPDGRPTGDAFVLFACEEYAQNALKKHKQILGKRYIELFRSTAAEVQQVLNRYMSTPLISTLPPPPMVPVPVLATPPFLATGSTRDCVRLRGLPFTAAIEDILEFMGEHTIDIKPHGVHMVLNQQGRPSGDAFIQMKSADRAFMVAQKCHKKMMKDRYVEVFQCSTEEMSFVLMGGTLNRSGLSPPPCKLPCLSPTAYAAFPAPAMISTEAALYQPPLLATPRTPQPPAHSAAPALAYYSPQPHAAQLYMNMNMNYTAYYPSPPVSPSTVSYFAAPPGPVAAAVAAQAPPPIMPQPGALVRMQGLPYNAGVKDILSFFQGYQYAPDDYSSVVQMSDQARSLIQPKEWLCL